A region from the Drosophila ananassae strain 14024-0371.13 chromosome 2L, ASM1763931v2, whole genome shotgun sequence genome encodes:
- the LOC6501315 gene encoding uncharacterized protein LOC6501315 isoform X1, translated as MAPALTAEPLSPKEKLTSTASPSASIRSSSSSGGDGGGSGGGIGAGLAKKPSTPTPATATTRVTRSASAAQQRSPLVNNNNNNKRKSNNSIKPTSNDTMGLSTAPNPHSSSSTVAAAAEPVVVASTSESSNSAANSSTTSSPLKDNSTAQLLADLTINFEETLSAEICLRKTLPEVSLGKEPATSAAVTGAGPKSAVEVAVAGQLLIPATEELPKIETDNLEERLSQLDGNASGIPEEQLAAQLPPPPAIAQQEPPAAPSTPSRPQQPVHPQLESPQQARHQQMTPQSTTSSINFLKDGAAGEVLEDQDIEEVLKALKTFDGEFFSDVWEEAAPAAPIATAAPANLPELAEDTKPSISSASVVTPAKPERPWQESHAELEQQQHVLNRRIEFMLRRMRKYQARQMCRHTSDEVAGIFEWSARSSHKTPNPVRSSTLTEQEATVQSIVSGRPGSSFWEEQKKHPLPASQMSSLIRHIATAAKHQQICNSASGSSATLAPSSSWYNSSNSTTILGKRPRKNQLEATAAATAPGGTTAASGSVGDVNAPRADDIVPNYDTYVTSELTHVAGLLHTELREVQNAIDSDATESSSGGESADEMVTYNNTQQRSLSISRRAVWRYSRDRAAIALRWSWLCAQLTDLEMKIRQHSDLYLELTQTKGQVQLLPTGKSEVDPPEPANHQGDRAAEEAAPTDWLCSRARPLVLSEFRKRKLFQTTNMHTISKKAARPSNIKCGCQWPQVPCTLCTGRADPTAPRELAETMMPATRVALLDAGYHPVLSFASDVSQSVHLEAIARQPDWQYRVMRSQAKAIAKSVWKAEREALASGGGTGGHTGSRRSGDGVKRRYIRRKERNNNSNKDAGSGSAAAGAGAGAGTGGAAVGVGVSGGGGDSGNGTGTATTSSSSTTPTTTPLVANTGKRQQSHNQNQNPTGTNSSSSPWTDSRQRPRPRHHSPSSTSISASISGAKKSRKSTNTNSSSISTSTQHHHTTNHHLNGYGDRFGDHQSNSSRSRRNSSPSHGHRIERTSDRRIRPVYDIDNIVIPYSMAAQTRVEILPYKEIPTPKWRIVDSDGDKAKQSTQTDESPAESKLSNGQTTGDQAPQPPEQPPKVNGLRQKQKQEAVRHNNNNNNTNVNNNKNGLVNGNAGTGKEEAKVEEKTMPEKSDEKTPAEEPAKKPKLNGKITKTPSAKAGETSPAAPEPPLPKRPKLEKANGQVVDTPGQKAADKPEEANTEEKEREAEVEDLSDEAFIARHHLAMLEERRRYETFLKFPWTPRPRANRRIDSRAESSGANTPDPASPAPVGAGAMDNESIPSPLAHPLEGFNESGELIGTGQSRPNRRRTTSSKLKEQAERRSTTPDLREAYALMPPSPFEPLHFPLSEEVYQRMLAETYATPRYLNVSKRAKSKSISSNCDGSSSQGAGSKGSRRSSKTKTKLNGQLNGQLNGHPAAAKTNGLGGGGGGKEGEISEPEEEDMLLEEEDDDYPKHYLVPLDDEQQSAPDAEQDVYDEAIKAYLGDQEGIDEDLGNDPFEDDDPNDPEWRNRTDGVRSRRV; from the exons ATGGCACCAGCGCTCACAGCCGAGCCACTAAGTCCCAAGGAGAAGCTGACCAGCACCGCCTCGCCCTCGGCCTCGATCcgcagctcctcctcctctggcGGAgacggcggcggcagcggcggcggcattGGAGCGGGCCTGGCCAAGAAGCCATCAACGCCCACACCGGCCACGGCCACCACGCGGGTCACCCGTTCGGCGTCAGCTGCCCAGCAGCGGTCACCGCTagtgaacaacaacaacaacaataagcgaaaatcaaataatagCATCAAGCCGACTAGTAATGATACAATGGGGCTGAGCACGGCCCCCAATCCGCATAGCAGTAGCAGTACAGTGGCGGCTGCTGCCGAGCCCGTGGTGGTGGCCTCCACCAGCGAGAGCAGCAACAGCGCCGCCAACTCCAGCACCACCTCCAGCCCCCTGAAGGACAACTCGACGGCCCAGCTCCTGGCGGATCTGACCATCAACTTCGAGGAGACCCTGTCCGCGGAGATCTGTCTGAGGAAGACCTTACCCGAAGTCAGTTTGGGTAAGGAGCCGGCGACGTCGGCCGCTGTCACGGGTGCCGGCCCAAAGTCCGCCGTAGAAGTGGCAGTGGCCGGCCAGTTACTGATCCCCGCCACGGAGGAGCTGCCAAAGATAGAAACCGATAACTTGGAGG AACGCCTTAGTCAGCTGGATGGCAACGCCAGTGGGATTCCCGAGGAGCAGCTGGCGGCCCAGCTGCCTCCGCCCCCGGCGATTGCCCAGCAGGAGCCACCAGCTGCGCCGAGCACACCCAGCAGGCCCCAGCAGCCAGTGCATCCACAGTTGGAATCGCCGCAGCAGGCGCGGCACCAACAGATGACGCCTCAGAGCACCACCAGCTCCATTAACTTCCTCAAGGACGGAGCTGCGGGCGAAGTTCTCGAGGACCAGGACATCGAGGAGGTTCTAAAGGCCCTGAAGACCTTCGACGGCGAGTTCTTCAGTGATGTGTGGGAGGAGGCCGCGCCAGCTGCGCCGATAGCGACAGCGGCACCGGCCAACCTCCCGGAACTTGCCGAGGATACCAAGCCGAGCATTTCCAGTGCGAGCGTGGTGACACCTGCGAAGCCGGAGCGGCCCTGGCAGGAGAGCCATGCCGAGctagagcagcagcagcacgtCCTTAACCGGCGGATCGAGTTCATGCTGCGACGCATGCGGAAGTATCAGGCGCGTCAGATGTGCCGGCACACCAGCGACGAGGTAGCCGGCATCTTCGAATGGTCCGCCCGATCTTCCCACAAGACACCCAACCCGGTGCGGAGTTCCACGCTGACGGAGCAGGAGGCCACGGTACAGTCCATTGTGTCGGGTCGACCCGGTTCCTCCTTTTGGGAGGAGCAGAAGAAGCATCCTTTGCCGGCCAGCCAGATGAGCAGCCTGATCCGCCACATTGCGACAGCGGCGAAGCACCAACAGATCTGCAACAGTGCCAGTGGAAGTTCGGCAACGCTGGCCCCATCGTCCAGTTGGTACAACAGCTCCAACTCCACCACGATCCTGGGCAAGCGTCCGCGAAAGAATCAACTGGAAGCGACGGCAGCGGCAACGGCACCAGGTGGAACGACGGCAGCATCGGGTTCTGTTGGGGATGTGAATGCGCCGAGGGCGGACGATATAGTGCCCAATTATGACACCTATGTGACCAGCGAACTTACCCACGTGGCCGGGCTCCTGCACACGGAGCTGCGAGAGGTCCAGAACGCCATCGATTCGGACGCGACGGAGTCGAGTTCGGGCGGAGAGTCCGCCGACGAAATGGTCACCTACAACAACACCCAGCAGCGCTCCCTGTCCAT CTCCCGACGAGCTGTTTGGCGCTACTCGAGGGATCGGGCCGCCATCGCTCTGCGCTGGTCGTGGCTCTGCGCCCAGCTGACCGACTTGGAGATGAAGATCCGCCAGCACAGCGACCTCTACTTGGAGCTGACCCAGACCAAGGGCCAAGTGCAGCTGCTGCCGACGGGCAAGTCCGAAGTCGACCCCCCCGAACCTGCTAATCATCAAGGAGACCGCGCCGCGGAAGAGGCCGCGCCCACCGACTGGCTGTGCAGTCGAGCGCGACCCTTGGTCCTGTCGGAGTTCCGGAAGCGCAAGCTCTTCCAGACGACCAACATGCACACGATTTCGAAGAAGGCCGCCCGGCCCAGCAACATCAAGTGCGGCTGCCAGTGGCCCCAGGTGCCCTGTACCCTGTGCACCGGGCGAGCGGATCCGACGGCGCCCCGCGAGCTGGCCGAGACGATGATGCCCGCCACCCGGGTGGCGCTGCTAGACGCTGGCTACCATCCAGTGCTCAGTTTCGCCAGCG ATGTCAGCCAGAGTGTCCACTTGGAAGCCATTGCCCGCCAGCCGGACTGGCAGTACCGAGTGATGCGGAGCCAGGCCAAGGCCATTGCCAAGAGCGTGTGGAAGGCGGAGCGCGAGGCGCTGGCCTCCGGCGGCGGCACTGGCGGCCATACCGGCAGCCGGCGATCGGGCGATGGTGTCAAGAGGCGTTATATTCGACGCAAAGAGCGCAACAATAACTCAAATAAGGATGCGGGCAGTGGAtctgcagcagcaggagctggagctggagctggaacaggaggagcagcagTCGGAGTTGGAGTCAGCGGCGGGGGAGGGGATAGCGGAAATGGTACTGGTACTGCTActacttcttcttcttctactACGCCTACTACAACGCCACTTGTGGCCAACA CGGGCAAAAGGCAACAATCACacaaccaaaaccaaaacccaaCTGGAACGAACAGTTCCAGCTCGCCGTGGACAGACTCTCGCCAACGCCCACGACCACGCCACCACAGTCCCTCCTCAACCTCGATCTCGGCCTCGATCAGCGGCGCTAAAAAATCCCGCAAGTCCACCAataccaacagcagcagcatcagcactTCCACCCAGCACCACCACACCACCAACCATCATCTGAACGGCTACGGGGATCGGTTCGGAGATCATcagagcaacagcagcaggagtCGCCGCAACTCCTCGCCGTCCCATGGTCATCGAATCGAGAG AACCTCGGATCGGCGCATTCGTCCTGTTTACGACATAGATAACATCGTGATTCCCTACAGCATGGCTGCCCAGACAAGAGTGGAGATCCTGCCCTACAAAGAGATACCTACACCCAA GTGGCGCATTGTTGACAGCGATGGTGATAAGGCGAAGCAGTCGACGCAGACGGATGAGTCACCGGCCGAGAGCAAGCTCAGCAATGGCCAGACAACAGGCGACCAGGCACCCCAACCACCAGAACAGCCTCCGAAAGTCAATGGTctgcgccagaagcagaaacagGAGGCAGTCaggcacaacaacaacaacaataacacaaacgtaaacaacaacaagaatgGACTGGTGAACGGGAATGCCGGCACCGGCAAGGAGGAAGCCAAGGTGGAGGAGAAGACGATGCCAGAGAAGAGCGACGAGAAGACACCGGCGGAGGAGCCAGCGAAGAAGCCGAAGCTGAATGGAAAAATCACAAAGACTCCGAGTGCTAAGGCAGGCGAGACGTCGCCAGCAGCACCAGAGCCACCACTGCCGAAACGACCCAAGCTGGAGAAGGCGAATGGTCAGGTTGTGGACACACCTGGCCAGAAAGCGGCAGATAAGCCGGAGGAAGCCAATACCGAAGAGAAGGAACGGGAAGCTGAGGTGGAGGACCTTTCGGATGAGGCCTTCATTGCGCGACACCATCTGGCCATGCTCGAGGAGCGTCGGCGGTATGAGACCTTTCTGAAGTTTCCCTGGACACCCAGGCCACGTGCGAACCGGCGGATAGATAGTCGCGCCGAGTCGAGTGGAGCCAACACCCCGGATCCCGCATCCCCAGCTCCAGTTGGCGCCGGGGCCATGGACAACGAAAGCATCCCCTCGCCGCTGGCCCATCCGCTCGAGGGCTTCAACGAGAGCGGCGAGCTGATAGGCACGGGACAGTCGCGTCCCAACCGCCGCCGAACCACCTCCAGCAAGCTGAAGGAGCAAGCGGAGCGGCGCAGCACCACGCCCGACTTGAGGGAG GCTTATGCGCTGATGCCACCGTCGCCATTCGAGCCCCTGCACTTCCCGCTGTCGGAGGAGGTCTACCAGCGGATGCTGGCCGAAACGTACGCCACACCCAGGTACTTGAACGTCTCGAAGCGAGCGAAGAGCAAGTCAATATCCTCGAACTGCGACGGAAGCAGCTCCCAGGGAGCCGGTAGCAAGGGAAGCCGGCGGAGCAGCAAGACGAAGACAAAACTGAACGGCCAGCTGAATGGGCAGTTGAACGGACACCCGGCGGCCGCGAAGACCAATGGtctgggtggtggtggtggtgggaaGGAAGGTGAAATTTCCgagccggaggaggaggatatgctgctggaggaggaggacgacgacTATCCCAAACACTACTTGGTGCCGCTGGACGATGAGCAGCAATCGGCGCCAGATGCGGAGCAGGACGTGTACGATGAGGCGATCAAGGCCTATCTGGGGGATCAGGAGGGGATCGATGAGGATCTGGGCAACGATCCGTTCGAGGACGACGACCCCAACGATCCAGAATGGAGGAACCGGACGGACGGCGTTCGCAGCCGGCGTGTCTAG
- the LOC6501315 gene encoding flocculation protein FLO11 isoform X4, giving the protein MAPALTAEPLSPKEKLTSTASPSASIRSSSSSGGDGGGSGGGIGAGLAKKPSTPTPATATTRVTRSASAAQQRSPLVNNNNNNKRKSNNSIKPTSNDTMGLSTAPNPHSSSSTVAAAAEPVVVASTSESSNSAANSSTTSSPLKDNSTAQLLADLTINFEETLSAEICLRKTLPEVSLGKEPATSAAVTGAGPKSAVEVAVAGQLLIPATEELPKIETDNLEERLSQLDGNASGIPEEQLAAQLPPPPAIAQQEPPAAPSTPSRPQQPVHPQLESPQQARHQQMTPQSTTSSINFLKDGAAGEVLEDQDIEEVLKALKTFDGEFFSDVWEEAAPAAPIATAAPANLPELAEDTKPSISSASVVTPAKPERPWQESHAELEQQQHVLNRRIEFMLRRMRKYQARQMCRHTSDEVAGIFEWSARSSHKTPNPVRSSTLTEQEATVQSIVSGRPGSSFWEEQKKHPLPASQMSSLIRHIATAAKHQQICNSASGSSATLAPSSSWYNSSNSTTILGKRPRKNQLEATAAATAPGGTTAASGSVGDVNAPRADDIVPNYDTYVTSELTHVAGLLHTELREVQNAIDSDATESSSGGESADEMVTYNNTQQRSLSISRRAVWRYSRDRAAIALRWSWLCAQLTDLEMKIRQHSDLYLELTQTKGQVQLLPTGKSEVDPPEPANHQGDRAAEEAAPTDWLCSRARPLVLSEFRKRKLFQTTNMHTISKKAARPSNIKCGCQWPQVPCTLCTGRADPTAPRELAETMMPATRVALLDAGYHPVLSFASDVSQSVHLEAIARQPDWQYRVMRSQAKAIAKSVWKAEREALASGGGTGGHTGSRRSGDGVKRRYIRRKERNNNSNKDAGSGSAAAGAGAGAGTGGAAVGVGVSGGGGDSGNGTGTATTSSSSTTPTTTPLVANSKLFGQKATITQPKPKPNWNEQFQLAVDRLSPTPTTTPPQSLLNLDLGLDQRR; this is encoded by the exons ATGGCACCAGCGCTCACAGCCGAGCCACTAAGTCCCAAGGAGAAGCTGACCAGCACCGCCTCGCCCTCGGCCTCGATCcgcagctcctcctcctctggcGGAgacggcggcggcagcggcggcggcattGGAGCGGGCCTGGCCAAGAAGCCATCAACGCCCACACCGGCCACGGCCACCACGCGGGTCACCCGTTCGGCGTCAGCTGCCCAGCAGCGGTCACCGCTagtgaacaacaacaacaacaataagcgaaaatcaaataatagCATCAAGCCGACTAGTAATGATACAATGGGGCTGAGCACGGCCCCCAATCCGCATAGCAGTAGCAGTACAGTGGCGGCTGCTGCCGAGCCCGTGGTGGTGGCCTCCACCAGCGAGAGCAGCAACAGCGCCGCCAACTCCAGCACCACCTCCAGCCCCCTGAAGGACAACTCGACGGCCCAGCTCCTGGCGGATCTGACCATCAACTTCGAGGAGACCCTGTCCGCGGAGATCTGTCTGAGGAAGACCTTACCCGAAGTCAGTTTGGGTAAGGAGCCGGCGACGTCGGCCGCTGTCACGGGTGCCGGCCCAAAGTCCGCCGTAGAAGTGGCAGTGGCCGGCCAGTTACTGATCCCCGCCACGGAGGAGCTGCCAAAGATAGAAACCGATAACTTGGAGG AACGCCTTAGTCAGCTGGATGGCAACGCCAGTGGGATTCCCGAGGAGCAGCTGGCGGCCCAGCTGCCTCCGCCCCCGGCGATTGCCCAGCAGGAGCCACCAGCTGCGCCGAGCACACCCAGCAGGCCCCAGCAGCCAGTGCATCCACAGTTGGAATCGCCGCAGCAGGCGCGGCACCAACAGATGACGCCTCAGAGCACCACCAGCTCCATTAACTTCCTCAAGGACGGAGCTGCGGGCGAAGTTCTCGAGGACCAGGACATCGAGGAGGTTCTAAAGGCCCTGAAGACCTTCGACGGCGAGTTCTTCAGTGATGTGTGGGAGGAGGCCGCGCCAGCTGCGCCGATAGCGACAGCGGCACCGGCCAACCTCCCGGAACTTGCCGAGGATACCAAGCCGAGCATTTCCAGTGCGAGCGTGGTGACACCTGCGAAGCCGGAGCGGCCCTGGCAGGAGAGCCATGCCGAGctagagcagcagcagcacgtCCTTAACCGGCGGATCGAGTTCATGCTGCGACGCATGCGGAAGTATCAGGCGCGTCAGATGTGCCGGCACACCAGCGACGAGGTAGCCGGCATCTTCGAATGGTCCGCCCGATCTTCCCACAAGACACCCAACCCGGTGCGGAGTTCCACGCTGACGGAGCAGGAGGCCACGGTACAGTCCATTGTGTCGGGTCGACCCGGTTCCTCCTTTTGGGAGGAGCAGAAGAAGCATCCTTTGCCGGCCAGCCAGATGAGCAGCCTGATCCGCCACATTGCGACAGCGGCGAAGCACCAACAGATCTGCAACAGTGCCAGTGGAAGTTCGGCAACGCTGGCCCCATCGTCCAGTTGGTACAACAGCTCCAACTCCACCACGATCCTGGGCAAGCGTCCGCGAAAGAATCAACTGGAAGCGACGGCAGCGGCAACGGCACCAGGTGGAACGACGGCAGCATCGGGTTCTGTTGGGGATGTGAATGCGCCGAGGGCGGACGATATAGTGCCCAATTATGACACCTATGTGACCAGCGAACTTACCCACGTGGCCGGGCTCCTGCACACGGAGCTGCGAGAGGTCCAGAACGCCATCGATTCGGACGCGACGGAGTCGAGTTCGGGCGGAGAGTCCGCCGACGAAATGGTCACCTACAACAACACCCAGCAGCGCTCCCTGTCCAT CTCCCGACGAGCTGTTTGGCGCTACTCGAGGGATCGGGCCGCCATCGCTCTGCGCTGGTCGTGGCTCTGCGCCCAGCTGACCGACTTGGAGATGAAGATCCGCCAGCACAGCGACCTCTACTTGGAGCTGACCCAGACCAAGGGCCAAGTGCAGCTGCTGCCGACGGGCAAGTCCGAAGTCGACCCCCCCGAACCTGCTAATCATCAAGGAGACCGCGCCGCGGAAGAGGCCGCGCCCACCGACTGGCTGTGCAGTCGAGCGCGACCCTTGGTCCTGTCGGAGTTCCGGAAGCGCAAGCTCTTCCAGACGACCAACATGCACACGATTTCGAAGAAGGCCGCCCGGCCCAGCAACATCAAGTGCGGCTGCCAGTGGCCCCAGGTGCCCTGTACCCTGTGCACCGGGCGAGCGGATCCGACGGCGCCCCGCGAGCTGGCCGAGACGATGATGCCCGCCACCCGGGTGGCGCTGCTAGACGCTGGCTACCATCCAGTGCTCAGTTTCGCCAGCG ATGTCAGCCAGAGTGTCCACTTGGAAGCCATTGCCCGCCAGCCGGACTGGCAGTACCGAGTGATGCGGAGCCAGGCCAAGGCCATTGCCAAGAGCGTGTGGAAGGCGGAGCGCGAGGCGCTGGCCTCCGGCGGCGGCACTGGCGGCCATACCGGCAGCCGGCGATCGGGCGATGGTGTCAAGAGGCGTTATATTCGACGCAAAGAGCGCAACAATAACTCAAATAAGGATGCGGGCAGTGGAtctgcagcagcaggagctggagctggagctggaacaggaggagcagcagTCGGAGTTGGAGTCAGCGGCGGGGGAGGGGATAGCGGAAATGGTACTGGTACTGCTActacttcttcttcttctactACGCCTACTACAACGCCACTTGTGGCCAACAGTAAATTATT CGGGCAAAAGGCAACAATCACacaaccaaaaccaaaacccaaCTGGAACGAACAGTTCCAGCTCGCCGTGGACAGACTCTCGCCAACGCCCACGACCACGCCACCACAGTCCCTCCTCAACCTCGATCTCGGCCTCGATCAGCGGCGCTAA